ACCGTGAGCGCTGGGCGTTGATCATGGCGATCGCCCTCGCCCTGCCGCTGGTGTTGCCAATGCTCCTGCAACCGTTTGGCGTGCACTGGATGCTCCCGGCCTGGGTGCAATTCGCGCTGGCCACGCCGGTGCAGTTCATTTTCGGCGCACGTTTTTATGTGGCCGCCTGGAAAGCCGTGCGCGCCGGGGCTGGCAACATGGATTTGCTGGTCGCCCTCGGAACCAGCGCCGGCTATGGCTTGAGTCTTTATGAATGGGCCACGGCGGCCGGGCGCATGCCTCATCTATATTTCGAAGCCTCGGCGGTGGTGATTGCCTTGGTGTTGCTGGGCAAATACCTGGAAAGCCGTGCCAAGCGCCAGACCGCCAGCGCCATCCGCGCCCTCGAAGCCTTGCGCCCGGAACGCGCCATTCAGGTGATCGACGGCCGCGAGCAGGACGTTGCCATCAGCGCCTTGCGCCTCAACGACCTGGTCATGGTCAAACCCGGCGAACGCTTCCCGGTGGACGGTGAAGTGGTCGAAGGCCAGAGCCACGCCGACGAAGCGCTGATCAGCGGCGAAAGCCTGCCGGTGCCCAAGCAGCCCGGTGACAAGGTCACGGGCGGTGCCATCAATGGCGAAGGCCGGTTGCTGGTTCGCACTCAAGCGTTGGGGGCGGAAACCGTGCTGGCGCGGATCATCCGTCTGGTCGAAGACGCCCAAGCCGCCAAAGCGCCGATTCAGAAGCTGGTGGATAAAGTCAGTCAGGTATTTGTGCCTACCGTTCTGTTGATCGCGTTGGCGACGCTGATTGGCTGGTGGTTGTACGGCGCGCCGATTGAAACCGCGTTGATCAACGCCGTCGCCGTGCTGGTCATCGCTTGCCCTTGCGCACTCGGGCTGGCCACGCCGACCGCGATCATGGCCGGCACCGGCGTCGCGGCCCGCTATGGGATTCTGATCAAGGACGCCGAAGCGCTCGAACGCGCTCATGAAGTCAGCGCCGTAGTGTTCGACAAGACCGGCACGCTGACCTCGGGTTCGCCGCGAATCGCTCATCTGAGTGCCACTAACGGTGACGAAGCCGCCCTGCTGCAAATGGCCGGCGCCCTGCAACGCGGCAGTGAACACCCGCTGGCCAAGGCGGTTCTGGACGCCTGCGCCGAACGGGTTTTGACCGTGGCCGACGTTAGCGACAGTCAATCGCTGACCGGTCGCGGCATCGCCGGAACGCTCGACAGCCGTCGTTTGGCCTTGGGTAATCGCAGGCTGCTGGAAGAAAGCGGTTTGAGCGCAGGGGATCTGGCCGACTCCGCAACTGCGTGGGAAACCGAAGGCCGCACCCTCTCCTGGTTGATCGAACAAAGCCCCGAGCCAAAGGTACTGGGCCTGATCGCGTTTGGGGACACCCTCAAACCCGGCGCGCTGCACGCTGTGCAACAGCTCAGCGCACGCCACATCAGCAGCCACTTGCTGACCGGCGACAACCGCGGCAGTGCCAAAGTGGTTGCCGAAGCGCTGGGCATTACCAATGTCCACGCCGAAGTCTTGCCGGCAGACAAAGCCGCCACCGTCGCCGAACTGAAAAAAACCGGCGTGGTGGCGATGGTCGGCGACGGCATCAACGACGCCCCGGCCCTGGCGGCCGCCGACATCGGCATCGCCATGGGCGGTGGCACCGACGTTGCCATGCACGCAGCCGGCATCACCCTGATGCGCGGCGATCCACGACTGGTGCCCGCCGCGCTGGAAATCAGCCGCAAGACCTACGCAAAGATCCGGCAAAACCTGTTCTGGGCGTTCGTCTATAACCTGATCGGCATTCCGCTGGCTGCGTTCGGCTTCCTCAATCCGGTGCTGGCCGGCGCGGCGATGGCGCTGTCCAGCGTCAGCGTGGTGAGCAATGCGTTACTGTTGAAAACCTGGAAACCCAAGGACCTGGAGGACAATCGATGAACATCGGCCAAGCAGCGCGGCACAGCGGCCTGAGCGCGAAGATGATTCGTTATTACGAGTCCATCGGCTTGCTGAAGGCCGCCCACCGCACCGACAGCGGCTACCGCATTTATGGCGACGATGACCTGCACACGCTGGCGTTCATCAAACGCTCCCGGGACTTGGGGTTTTCGCTGGAAGAAGTGGGAAAGTTGCTGACCCTCTGGCAGGACCGCCAACGGGCCAGCGCCGACGTGAAAGCCCTGGCCCGCCAGCACATCGACGAGCTGAACCAGAAGATCCGCGAGTTGGGTCAGTTGCGCGACACCCTGCAGGACCTGGTCGAACACTGTCAGGGCGACCATCGTCCCGATTGTCCGATCCTCAAGAACCTGGAGTCGGGCTGCTGCGCGTCACCCGTTCGCCCCTGATCGCGAGCACCTTCACCACCAGCAACGTGGTCAGGGGAACGCCGTGGAACAGCAGCACCACGGCCCCCGGCGTCCACCACGAATAGAACGGCGCGGCGATCAACATGCCGACCCCGAAACCGGTCATTTGCAGCAGTGTCAGCAAGCTGAAGATCGGCAGGCGCAGGCTGTCCGGTTCACGTTGCAGACGCGACATCAGGCCGACCTCGGAGAAGCCGTCACCCAATCCGGCCGGTAACGAGAACAACAGCAAACCGTAGAGGGTCTGCTGCTGGAACATCAGGATAAAACCGCAGGACATCAGCAATACCCCGAAGAAAAATCGCCGCTCCAGGTGTGCATTGTCCGCCCCTTTCAGGCGACTGGCGATTCGCGCGCCGATCAGCTTTCCGCACGCCCAGACGGCCAGCATCAGGCCCAGCGTGGTGCTGGCCGACTCGGGCGTCAGTAGCCGGGAAATGATCGGAAAGCCGACGTTGTGCGCCGCGCTGCCCAAGGTGTCGGCCATGGTGACGGCGAGCATCGCGGCCACCACGGGCGTACTGCGCAAGCCTTGGCGCAAAGCGTGCCACTCACTACGAGGCTGGGTTGGTTCGGGATCGGGTGCTGGTCGGGAAAACCGCAACGGCAGGATGAACAACGCGGCCAGCAGATAAGTGACCACGTTCAATGCGAACACCGTTTCAAAGCCGAAGGCCGCCACCAACAGTCCTGCCACCAGGCTCCCACCGACCATGGCCGCCGACGAGGCCGAGGTGATCCAGGCGTTGGTCTTGAGCAAGTGCTCGCCTTCGATCAGGTGCGGCAACTGGCTGTTGAGGCCGATGGCGAACATTGAGTTGCCGAACCCCAGGCCGAACGCGATCAACGGTAAAAGCAGCGCTTGCTGGGCGACCGGCAGCACCAGCAACAGGCCCAACAACCCTGCGCGCAGCAAATCAAAGGCAATCAGCGGCATGCGCCCGGCCCAGCGGCGATAGAACGAGGTGCCGATCAAGCTGGCGAAAACCCCTCCGCCCACCCGGCTGGCGAGGAAAATGCCAACGCTCATGGCGCTGTTGCTGAGCAGGTAGACGTAAGTGGCCAGGGCGACCATGTTGAGAAAGGCGCCGAAGTCCGAGACCAGACGGGCCGCGATGATCAGCTGGGCATTGCGGGTGGAGGGGTTCACATTCAGTCCTTGAGTGTGGGAGTCGCAGGGAACAATCCACTGTAGGCGCGAGCAGGCTCACTCCCACAAATGATCTCCAGTGTTTAGGGATCAGCATTTACAAAAAACCCGGCCGAAGCCGGGTTTTCGTCAACCGATCACTGCATCCACGGTGGAGGCGGTTCTTCGGTTTTGCCCGGTGGCGCGTCATCTGCCGCGCGCACCGCCTGTTTACGCTCTTCATCCAGGCGTGCCGCCTCGATTTCGCGTATGACACCGCCGACGTCGGCCAATTCTTCCGGTTCGTC
This region of Pseudomonas mandelii genomic DNA includes:
- the cueR gene encoding Cu(I)-responsive transcriptional regulator, which translates into the protein MNIGQAARHSGLSAKMIRYYESIGLLKAAHRTDSGYRIYGDDDLHTLAFIKRSRDLGFSLEEVGKLLTLWQDRQRASADVKALARQHIDELNQKIRELGQLRDTLQDLVEHCQGDHRPDCPILKNLESGCCASPVRP
- a CDS encoding MFS transporter → MNPSTRNAQLIIAARLVSDFGAFLNMVALATYVYLLSNSAMSVGIFLASRVGGGVFASLIGTSFYRRWAGRMPLIAFDLLRAGLLGLLLVLPVAQQALLLPLIAFGLGFGNSMFAIGLNSQLPHLIEGEHLLKTNAWITSASSAAMVGGSLVAGLLVAAFGFETVFALNVVTYLLAALFILPLRFSRPAPDPEPTQPRSEWHALRQGLRSTPVVAAMLAVTMADTLGSAAHNVGFPIISRLLTPESASTTLGLMLAVWACGKLIGARIASRLKGADNAHLERRFFFGVLLMSCGFILMFQQQTLYGLLLFSLPAGLGDGFSEVGLMSRLQREPDSLRLPIFSLLTLLQMTGFGVGMLIAAPFYSWWTPGAVVLLFHGVPLTTLLVVKVLAIRGERVTRSSPTPGS
- a CDS encoding heavy metal translocating P-type ATPase is translated as MSESTTFDLPIAGMTCASCAGRVERALSKVIGASAVSVNLATEQARVQAPGDSLPALIDAVQQAGYSVPQQSLELSIDGMTCASCVGRVERALAKVPGVKSVSVNLANERAHLELLGHIDPQTLIAAVTKAGYSASVWEVEHPQTDQQQQRLHRERWALIMAIALALPLVLPMLLQPFGVHWMLPAWVQFALATPVQFIFGARFYVAAWKAVRAGAGNMDLLVALGTSAGYGLSLYEWATAAGRMPHLYFEASAVVIALVLLGKYLESRAKRQTASAIRALEALRPERAIQVIDGREQDVAISALRLNDLVMVKPGERFPVDGEVVEGQSHADEALISGESLPVPKQPGDKVTGGAINGEGRLLVRTQALGAETVLARIIRLVEDAQAAKAPIQKLVDKVSQVFVPTVLLIALATLIGWWLYGAPIETALINAVAVLVIACPCALGLATPTAIMAGTGVAARYGILIKDAEALERAHEVSAVVFDKTGTLTSGSPRIAHLSATNGDEAALLQMAGALQRGSEHPLAKAVLDACAERVLTVADVSDSQSLTGRGIAGTLDSRRLALGNRRLLEESGLSAGDLADSATAWETEGRTLSWLIEQSPEPKVLGLIAFGDTLKPGALHAVQQLSARHISSHLLTGDNRGSAKVVAEALGITNVHAEVLPADKAATVAELKKTGVVAMVGDGINDAPALAAADIGIAMGGGTDVAMHAAGITLMRGDPRLVPAALEISRKTYAKIRQNLFWAFVYNLIGIPLAAFGFLNPVLAGAAMALSSVSVVSNALLLKTWKPKDLEDNR